A stretch of DNA from Sphingomonas sp. SORGH_AS_0879:
GGCGAGGACGGTATCGATGCGATGTTGAAGACGGCGCGCGTGCAGGTGCTGGTCGCGCCGACCTATGATGCGGCGTGGCTGAGCGATCCGATACAGGGCGATCAGTATGACGGACCCTCGGCCTCCGAACTGCCGGCGGTGGCGGGGTATCCGCATCTGACCGTACCGATGGGGCTGGTCCGGGGAATGCCGGTCGGCCTGTCCTTCATCGCTAACGGAGATGCCGACGCGGTCGTGCTGGGGGCGGGCTATGCCTATGAACAGCGTGCCAGGGCCCGGCGGGTGCCGCGCTATCTGCCGCAGGCCGATGTGGGGAAGGGACTGGACGGACGGCAAGAAAAAGGCCCCGGCGGGAACCGGGGCCTTTCTCGTTCAGGGCGAAGCGCGTTTAGAAGGTGCCGCGCAGACCGATCAGGAACTGGCGACCGGGCTTGTACTGGGTGAAGGTCGCATTCTCGAACTGGAAATAGGACCGCAGCGTCGCATTGGTGAAGTTGGCGACGTTGATGGTCAACTGCGGCGCACCGGGGATACCGAAAATCTTGTCGAGGTCGAACGCCGACGAGAAGTCGTAGGTGGTATAGTCGGTCCCGAACAATGCGGCGGCGGGGATGCCGTTCTGCGCCGCGCCGCTATTCTGCGATCCCTGCCGCGAGGTGGTGGCGACGCGCAGCATCACGCCGTTCTTCTCGTAATAACCGGTGATGTTGTAGGTGAAGGGCGCGACGCCGAAGGCGATGGCCGGGCCGTCGCTGCGCTGGTCGACGATCGTGGCGTTGGCGTTGAAGCCGAAGCCCGTGATGCCGATCGCGCGGGTCAGGAAGTCGAGCGGCTGGACCCACTGGAACTCCAGGCCATTGATGGTCAGCTTGTTGGGCACGTTGACCTGCGACGTGACCTGGACCTGCGCCTGACCGGGCCCGCCGCGCGCGTTGATCGCGATCTGCTGCGTCGGGTTCAGCGTGTCATAGGTGATGCCATACTGCGCCAGGTTGGAGAAGGGCACGGTGTTGATCGCCGTCGTCGTGAAACCCTCGATCGACTTGCGGAAGGCATTGAAGCTGACCACGCCCTCACGACCGGTGTAATATTCGAAGCCCAGGTCGAGATTGGTCGACAGATAGGGCGCGAGCGCCGGGTTGCCGATCGACGCCTGATCCGCCGAGGGCGCGCCGAAATTGACGCCCGGAAGCTGCGCCGACGGATCGGGCCGGGTCATGGTGCGCGATCCGGCGACGCGGACCACCGCATGTTCGCCGACATCATAGGCGAAGGTCGCGGCGGGCAGCCATTCGGAATAGACGTTGCGCGTCTCGGCGATGTTGACGATGTTCGGATAGCGGCTGCCATCCGGGAGCGACCCGCCGCCCGCCGGCGCGTTGCGCGGATCGGGCAGCGAGACGCGGCCCGAGATCGTCTGGATCGTGTTGACGTAGCGCAGGCCGACATTGAAGCGTAGCGTGTTGCCGCCCAGGTCCTGCGCGCCGTTCAGGGTCGCGAAGGCCGACTTGACGACTTCGCGGATGAAGCCGCCGCTGGCGCCGGTGTTCGCCGCACCCGTCTCCGGCGCATTGTCATGAAAATACTGGTAGTTGCTGGCGGCGGCGAAGGCGGGCCAGTCGACCGTCACGAATCCGGCAGGGCCCGGCTTCAGATAGCTGGGTGCGGCGCTGTTGGGGATCAGCGATCCACCATAGCTGACCTGGCCGTTCGTGCCCGAACTGAAACCCGTGCCATAACCCGGATAGGTCGGATAACCGGCGGGCGCAGCACCAGGGGCGTTCAGTCCTTCGCACGGCGGCTGGGAGTTGGGCGAGGGGACGGCGACGTTGGGATTGTTGCCGCACACCGCATTCTGCCAGAACTGGCTGTTGTCGAAACCGCGGATCTGGCGCGACGTATTGTCATAGGCACCGCCGACCTTCAGGTTCAGCGCGGTGTCGCCCCAGGTCAGGTCGCCCCGGAACCCCTTGTTGATGTTGAGGCGGCGTTCGTCCTGAAGGTTGACGCGACTGCCCGCATACCAGCCGAAATTCTTCGGATCGTTCAGATCGAGCGCGCTGCTGATCGTCGGCAGGCCACCATCGTTCGAATAGGTGACGGTATTGCCGACGCCCAGCGGCGTAGACATCCCGACGGTCGGGCTTTCGCGGTGGAAGGTCGAGCGCGCGTAGTTGCCCTGGAAGTTCAGCTTGAGCTTGTCAGCAATCTCCCATTCGCCGCCGGGATTGACGCTCCAGAGGTGTGTCGTCTCGGTATAGGGGCGGAATTCGTTGAAGAACTGGACATTGGCGAAGGTGCCGCCGGTGACCGTGCAGCCCGCGCTGCAATCCGCCTTGTCGAACGTCAGATTGGTCGGGATGATCGCGCCGTTGCGGACGATCCACGCCATGTTCTCACGGGTCAGTTCGTTCTTCTTGTAGCCATAGAGGCCATCGAGATAGAAATGCAGCGTATCGGTCGGGCGATACTCCGCGCTGACGATCGCGTTGACGCGGTCGCGCGGACCCCGGATGCTGGTGAAGCGGCCAAGACGCGGCAACAGGCCGTTGTCGATCTGCTGGATCGTCGCGCCCGGATTGTTGGCTAGCAGGAAGGCGGAGTCGATCGTCGTACCAGGGACCAGCCCGCCCCCGGCTCCGTTCGGAACCACCGCCGGAATCGTCCAGTTGCCGCCGCCGGTGCCGTTGCATCCGGTCGCCGCGCCACACTGCGCGGCGGTCAGGGCAGGGTTAGTGTAGCCGATCGTCTCATACCCGCGCGTGTCGGTGAAGATACGCTGCGCCGAGACGCCCGCCAGGATGCCGAAGGTGTCGTTGCGCCAGCTTCCGATCAGCGATCCACGCGCGCCGATGCGATCTTCCGGCGTCTGCTTTGTGCCCTGGATGTTATAGGCCAGGAACGGCCCATTGCGGTCGAACGGCCGGGCCGAGCGCAGGTCGATATTGCCCGCCGCGCCACCTTCCAGCAGGTCGGCGGTGTAGCTCTTGTTCACGGTCAGCTTGGTGAACAGGTCGGTCGGGAAGAAGCTGAGATCGACCGAGCGGTCGGTGCCTTGCGCGTCAGTCGCGCCCGACGAGGCGACAGCGATCGGCGCGCCGTTCAGCGTAACGTTGGTGAAATTCGAACCGAGCCCGCGAATGGCGACGTTGGTGCCCTCGCCGGTCACGTCGCGGGTGATGGTGACGCCGGGAATGCGGTTGAAGGATTCCGCGATGTTGGTGTCGGGAAACTTGCCGATATCCTCGGCGAAGATCGAGTCGGTGAAGCCGGTCGAGGCGCGCTTGGCGTTGGTCGACTTGGCAAGGCTGGAGCGATAGCCGGTGACGACGATATCCTCGCTCGGCGTCCCCTGGGTCTGGTCGGTCTGCGGCGCCGGCGGCGTCGAGGGGCCGCTGTCCTGGCCATCCGCCGGGACCTGTTCCTGGGGTGGGGGAACAGCCTGGGCCAGGGCCGTAGAGGCGGTCACCGCGCCGACCGCCGTGGCGCACAGCAGCGTCAGGCGGCACAGACGGATATGGGGTGTGGATTTCATGTCAGGTCCTCTCTGTCGACCCGCTGCCGTTCGTCGCGGCATGCGGGGGCATTCATGTGATGATGAAGATGATCGAAGCGCCGCGATCAGGCGGTGGAGGCGGGTTGT
This window harbors:
- a CDS encoding TonB-dependent receptor, which gives rise to MKSTPHIRLCRLTLLCATAVGAVTASTALAQAVPPPQEQVPADGQDSGPSTPPAPQTDQTQGTPSEDIVVTGYRSSLAKSTNAKRASTGFTDSIFAEDIGKFPDTNIAESFNRIPGVTITRDVTGEGTNVAIRGLGSNFTNVTLNGAPIAVASSGATDAQGTDRSVDLSFFPTDLFTKLTVNKSYTADLLEGGAAGNIDLRSARPFDRNGPFLAYNIQGTKQTPEDRIGARGSLIGSWRNDTFGILAGVSAQRIFTDTRGYETIGYTNPALTAAQCGAATGCNGTGGGNWTIPAVVPNGAGGGLVPGTTIDSAFLLANNPGATIQQIDNGLLPRLGRFTSIRGPRDRVNAIVSAEYRPTDTLHFYLDGLYGYKKNELTRENMAWIVRNGAIIPTNLTFDKADCSAGCTVTGGTFANVQFFNEFRPYTETTHLWSVNPGGEWEIADKLKLNFQGNYARSTFHRESPTVGMSTPLGVGNTVTYSNDGGLPTISSALDLNDPKNFGWYAGSRVNLQDERRLNINKGFRGDLTWGDTALNLKVGGAYDNTSRQIRGFDNSQFWQNAVCGNNPNVAVPSPNSQPPCEGLNAPGAAPAGYPTYPGYGTGFSSGTNGQVSYGGSLIPNSAAPSYLKPGPAGFVTVDWPAFAAASNYQYFHDNAPETGAANTGASGGFIREVVKSAFATLNGAQDLGGNTLRFNVGLRYVNTIQTISGRVSLPDPRNAPAGGGSLPDGSRYPNIVNIAETRNVYSEWLPAATFAYDVGEHAVVRVAGSRTMTRPDPSAQLPGVNFGAPSADQASIGNPALAPYLSTNLDLGFEYYTGREGVVSFNAFRKSIEGFTTTAINTVPFSNLAQYGITYDTLNPTQQIAINARGGPGQAQVQVTSQVNVPNKLTINGLEFQWVQPLDFLTRAIGITGFGFNANATIVDQRSDGPAIAFGVAPFTYNITGYYEKNGVMLRVATTSRQGSQNSGAAQNGIPAAALFGTDYTTYDFSSAFDLDKIFGIPGAPQLTINVANFTNATLRSYFQFENATFTQYKPGRQFLIGLRGTF